The following are encoded in a window of Oncorhynchus mykiss isolate Arlee chromosome 11, USDA_OmykA_1.1, whole genome shotgun sequence genomic DNA:
- the LOC110535014 gene encoding transcription factor Sox-17-beta.2-like, translated as MYFDRIPPHSDLCITKAMFESDEFCGASFQSEQMSETQSLGSVPSSHLSVNSDSGCSSPEPKPLAEPRVRRPLNAFIIWTKEERRRLAKLNPELENKELSKMLGKTWKDMSLAEKRPYMQEAECLRVQHTIDHPKYKYRPRRKKQLKKGPKTLPVEALVPLNYLIQNHCHQHQAYLNTAIYPNSQAYFSHMPGTFPNRSNYPDPSATFPNKLLEYSNTGTYPAEPHPYYSTQHGLQQCEVPSPAYAVSHWEQGNFMAQGLQLFSSTDLSLELYLEQIHLDMLYDLDRSEFEQYLSPPPCRPEPMESSYHQQGRPELCHLPYMAKI; from the exons ATGTACTTTGATCGGATCCCCCCACATTCCGATCTTTGCATAACGAAAGCCATGTTTGAAAGCGACGAGTTCTGCGGTGCGTCTTTCCAGAGTGAGCAGATGTCCGAGACGCAGTCCCTCGGCTCTGTCCCATCCAGTCATCTCTCGGTCAACTCCGACTCCGGCTGCTCTAGTCCTGAGCCGAAACCATTGGCAGAGCCACGGGTCAGAAGGCCGCTGAACGCCTTTATTATCTGGACCAAGGAGGAACGCAGACGCCTTGCCAAACTCAACCCTGAACTGGAGAACAAGGAACTCAGCAAAATGCTCG GTAAAACTTGGAAGGACATGTCTCTGGCGGAGAAGCGGCCCTACATGCAGGAAGCAGAGTGCCTGAGAGTACAGCACACCATCGACCACCCCAAGTACAAGTACCGGCCCCGCAGGAAGAAGCAGCTGAAGAAGGGCCCCAAAACCCTACCTGTGGAGGCCCTGGTCCCTCTCAACTACCTAATCCAGAACCATTGCCATCAGCATCAAGCCTACCTAAACACAGCCATCTACCCAAACTCCCAGGCATACTTCTCCCATATGCCCGGGACCTTCCCAAACAGGTCCAATTACCCAGACCCATCAGCCACATTCCCTAACAAGCTTCTAGAATACTCTAACACAGGGACATACCCAGCAGAGCCTCACCCATACTACTCTACCCAGCATGGGCTGCAGCAGTGTGAGGTCCCCAGCCCAGCCTATGCTGTGTCTCATTGGGAGCAGGGGAACTTCATGGCCCAGGGCCTCCAGTTGTTCTCCTCCACTGACCTCTCTCTGGAGCTCTATCTGGAGCAGATTCACCTAGATATGCTGTATGATCTGGACCGCAGTGAGTTTGAACAGTACCTGAGCCCGCCCCCATGCAGGCCTGAGCCAATGGAGTCCAGTTATCACCAGCAAGGCAGGCCTGAACTATGTCATTTGCCATATATGGCAAAGATTTGA
- the sox17 gene encoding transcription factor SOX-17, with translation MSSPDAGYASDDQTQARCAMSVMMPGMGHCQWADPLSPLGDTKVKSESCATSSGNQNRGKTEPRIRRPMNAFMVWAKDERKRLAQQNPDLHNAELSKMLGKSWKALPVSEKRPFVEEAERLRVQHMQDHPNYKYRPRRRKQVKRIKRLDSGFLVHSVSEHQSMEGLGLGYHHEHGYQVSTQSLGHYRDAQALGGASYEPYSLPTPDTSPLDAVESDSMFFTGHSQEECHMMPAYAYHSQGAEYTPQDPQSNQHANHMLHRHLSSPTEQQQGHQAGPMPPSFNQLAMYYSQHCSPSHPKRHPGHGTGQRSPPPDSHPADQVEQMHPSELIGEVDRSEFEQYLNSSRPGDMTGLSYGAHEANMQGPESLISSVLSDASTVFYCNYTS, from the exons ATGAGTAGTCCGGATGCGGGTTACGCCAGTGACGATCAGACCCAGGCTAGGTGCGCGATGTCAGTCATGATGCCTGGAATGGGACACTGTCAGTGGGCAGACCCCCTGAGCCCTCTCGGGGACACCAAAGTGAAGAGCGAGTCGTGCGCTACCAGCTCCGGGAACCAGAACCGTGGAAAGACTGAGCCGCGGATCCGGCGACCCATGAATGCGTTCATGGTGTGGGCAAAGGATGAGCGCAAGCGCCTGGCACAACAAAATCCGGACCTGCACAATGCGGAGTTGAGCAAAATGTTGG GGAAGTCGTGGAAAGCCCTTCCTGTGTCCGAGAAGCGCCCCTTTGTAGAAGAGGCTGAAAGGCTCCGGGTCCAGCACATGCAGGACCACCCTAACTACAAATACCGACCCCGGCGGAGGAAGCAGGTGAAGAGGATTAAGCGTCTGGACTCAGGGTTCCTGGTTCATAGTGTGTCCGAGCACCAGAGCATGGAGGGCCTGGGGCTGGGTTACCACCACGAGCATGGCTACCAGGTGTCGACTCAGTCCCTTGGCCACTACCGCGACGCCCAGGCCCTCGGGGGGGCTTCCTACGAACCCTACAGCCTGCCCACCCCCGACACCTCCCCACTGGATGCCGTGGAATCAGACTCCATGTTCTTCACCGGCCACTCTCAGGAGGAGTGCCACATGATGCCTGCGTACGCCTACCACTCCCAGGGGGCAGAGTACACGCCTCAGGACCCTCAGTCCAACCAGCACGCCAACCACATGCTCCAcagacacctctcctcccccactgaGCAGCAGCAAGGCCACCAGGCTGGCCCCATGCCCCCCTCCTTCAACCAATTGGCTATGTACTACAGCCAGCATTGTAGCCCCAGTCACCCCAAGCGACACCCAGGACATGGGACAGGACAGCGCTCCCCTCCCCCAGACTCCCACCCAGCGGACCAGGTAGAGCAGATGCATCCATCAGAGCTGATAGGTGAGGTGGACCGGAGTGAGTTTGAACAGTACCTGAACTCCTCCAGACCTGGGGACATGACAGGCCTGTCTTATGGGGCACATGAGGCCAACATGCAGGGACCTGAGAGCCTGATATCCTCTGTGCTCTCTGATGCCAGCacagtgttctactgtaactacaCCTCCTAA